Genomic DNA from Rhodospirillales bacterium:
TCCAGGTCGCGACGCGCGCCGACGAGACCCTGACGGTGCAGGCGCTGCTCGCCGAGGCCGATTTGGGCGGCCCCATGCGGGAGCGCATCACGGTGCGTGCCGCCGCTTTTGTCGAGCGCATGCGATCCGAGGCGGCCAGTCGCGGCGGGCTCGACGCGTTCATGCGCGAGTACGACCTCTCCAGCGAGGAAGGGGTGCTGCTGATGTGCCTGGCGGAGGCGCTGCTGCGTGTCCCCGATGCCGAGACGGCCGACCGTCTGATCGCCGACAAGATCGGCGACGCGCACTGGCAAAAGCACCTCGGGCACAGCCAGTCGCTGTTCGTCAACGCCTCGACGTGGGCGCTGATGCTGACCGGGCGCGTCGTGCGTCTCGAGGAGTCCCAGGTGCGCGACGCCTGGTCTTTCCTCCGGCGCATGGTGGCGCGGAGCGGCGAGCCGGTGATCCGCCAGGCGATGATCCGGGCGATGCGCATCATGGGGCGCCAGTTCGTGATGGGCCGCACCATCAGCGAGGCGCTGGAGCGCGCCCGTGGCGATGAGGCCCGCGGCTATCTGCACTCCTACGACATGCTCGGCGAGGCGGCGCTGACCGCGGCCGACGCGGAGCGCTATTACGGGTCCTATCGGGACGCCATCGCTGCGGTCGGCCGCGCCAGCGCCGGCCGCGGGCCCATCGACGGTCCCGGCATCTCCATCAAGCTGTCGGCGCTCCATCCCCGCTTCGAGTACGCCCAGCGCGAGCGGCTGATGGCAGAACTGGCGCCGCGGGTGCGGGATCTTGCGCGCCGCGCCAGGGAGGCCGGCATCGGCCTCTGCGTCGACACCGAGGAAGCGGACCGTCTCGATGTCACCCTCGACGTCTTCGAAGCGGTGTTCACCGATCCGGCTCTCAGCGGCTGGGAAGGCTTTGGGCTCGCCATCCAGGCCTATCAGAAGCGGACGGCGCCCCTGATCTCCTGGCTTGCCGACCTCGCCCGCGCGCAGCGGCGGCGTATGTCGGTCCGCCTCGTCAAGGGCGCCTATTGGGACACAGAGATCAAGGCCGCCCAGGAACAGGGGCTCGACGGCTACCCAGTGTTCACCCGCAAGGTCAACACCGACGTCTCCTACATCGTCTGCGCACGCCGCATTCTCGCCGCCCCGGACGCGTTCTACCCGCAGTTCGCGACACACAACGCCCACACGCTGGCCACCGTTCTGGAACTCGCCGGCGACCGCGGCGATTTCGAGTGCCAGCGCCTGCACGGCATGGGCGAGGACCTGTTCGACCAGATCGTCCGCCAGCGCGGCCAGACCGGGAAGGTGACCGGGAATGACGGGGGTGTGCGCTGCCGCATCTACGCCCCGGTCGGCAGTCATGAGGACCTGCTCGCCTATCTGGTGCGCCGCTTGTTGGAGAACGGCGCCAACTCATCATTCGTCAACCGCCTTGCCGACGAACGCCTGCCGATCGAAGCCATCGTCGCCGATCCGGCGGTCGAGGCGGACCGTCTCCGGGTCAAGACCCATCCCCGCATCCCGAAGCCCCGCGATCTGTTTCTGCCGGAACGCCTCGTCGCCCGTGGCGTGGACCTGGCGGATCCCGCTGACCTGCGCTCGCTGTCGCGCTCTCTCGACGCCGTGGAAGGACCGTGGCGGGCGACGCCGGTTGTTGGCGGAACCGACAGCGGCGGCCGGCCGGCGCGGCCGGTCACGGATCCGGCCGACCGACGGCGCGTCGTCGGCGAGGTGGTCGAGGCCGTCCCGGGCTCGGTCGAGAGGGCGATCGAGATCGCTGCCGCGGCGGCGCCGGGATGGAACGGCACGCCGGCGGCAGAGCGCGCCGCGTGCCTGGAGCGGGCGGCGACGCTTCTGGAAGACGCCATGTCGGAACTGATGATGCTGGCGGTGCGTGAAGCCGGGAAGACGCTTCCCGACGCGTTGGCCGAGGTGCGCGAGGCGGTCGACTTCCTCCGCTACTACGCCGCCCGCGCCCGCGCCGACTTCGCGGAGCCGCTGGTCCTGCCGGGACCGACGGGCGAAAGCAATCACCTCGCTCTCCACGGCCGCGGCGTGTTTGCCTGCATCAGCCCGTGGAACTTCCCGCTGGCGATCTTCTGCGGCCAAGTGTCCGCGGCGCTGGCGGCCGGCAACGCGGTGGTCGCCAAACCGGCCGAACAGACACCGCTGATCGCCGCCCGCGCCGTCGCTTTCTTGCACGAGGCCGGCATCCCCGCCGAGGTTCTTCACCTGGTCCCCGGCGACGGCGCCATTGGCGCGGCGCTGGTTGAGGACGGTCGGATCAACGGCGTCGCCTTCACCGGTTCGGTCGAGACGGCGCACGCCATCAACCGCAGCCTCGCCCGCCGCGACGGGCCGATCGTCCCGTTAATCGCCGAGACCGGCGGCCAGAACGCGATGCTGGTGGACTCGACGGCGCTGCCGGAGCAAGTGGTGACGGATGCCGTCACCTCGGCATTCCGTTCGGCCGGCCAGCGCTGTTCGGCGTTGCGCGTGTTGTTCGTGCAGCGCGACATCGCACCCAGGATCATGGCGATGCTGGCGGGGGCGATGGCGGAGCTGCGTGTCGGTGATCCCGGCCGGCTCGCCACCGATGTCGGGCCGGTGATCGACGACGACGCCCTGCAAGCCCTCGCCGGCCATGCGCAACGGATGGGTCGGGAAGGACGCCTGATCAACCTGACGCCGCTCACCGACGACTGTGGGCACGGGAGCTTCTTCGCGCCCAGGGCCTATGAAATCGACCGCATCGATCGCCTGGAGCGAGAAGTGTTCGGACCGATCCTGCACGTCATACCGTACGCCGCCAGCCACTTGGACCAGGTCCTGGACGCGATCAACGGCACGGGCTACGGCCTGACGCTCGGCATCCACACACGGGTGGACGACTTCGCGGACACCGTGCACCGGCACCTCAGGGTCGGCAACACCTACGTCAACTGCAAGATGATCGGCGCGGTGGTGGGCGTGCAGCCGTTCGGCGGCGAGGGGTTGTCGGGTACGGGTCCCAAGGCCGGCGGTCCCCGTTATCTGCACCGCTTCGCCTGCGAGCGGACCTTGACCGTCAACACCGCCGCCACCGGCGGCAACGCCGTCCTGCTGTCGCTGGGCGACGACGACGGGTGACGAGCGAGGCGGAAAGACCCGCACCCGTCGGCCGGCGCGCTTCATGGGCCTCGGCAACCGCCATATTCCCGCCTTAGTTGTCGCACCGACTTGCTTCAGTCCGTTATTGGTGTGCTTTCTATGCCACAACCCCATCGGAATTGCCTTCCCAAGTGCGACTGTAGCTTTCGGGCAACGCCGAGAGCACGTGGAATTTATCCGTCAGGATCAGAAGGTTATGCTAGAAGCCGCACGTACGACCACGATGCGGCAGCGGCGGGAGCGGGAGCGTCACCCGAAAACTAGATTGACTTCAATGGGCGATGCGCGCATTTGGCAGGGAACGGTCGAGGCGCCCCACGCACCTCGACCGTCCGTTTCCACCAACGACAAACTGCCCAAGAACGACAAGCTGCACTGTCAAAGGAGTGTCGAAATTGGCTAACTCTATGTATCCCACCGCTACCGATGCTGTCGATACGGTATTTTACCCAGTCGTGCCGGATTCTTTCATGCGCCGCGACCCGGGGAAGGTGTCGATGGTTCCTGTTAACCGCCTTCACGACTCCCGTGAGTGGCCTGAGGAAGTGGACCGCCCCCTCGTGTCCCACGGAGACCGCTGGAGCTTCTAGTGGGTGTGTTTCACTAAGTCTATGATCTGTTGGTTCAATTCAGCCGACGGTCGAGATCGATCCGTCAGCATCGAACCACAGGTGCACTGACCCATTCGCACGTTTCATTCGGATGGGTGAGTTGAGCGCTGCAGACAGACGATTGCGTGCAGCGACCATGAATTCTCCGATCGCACCGCTGCACTAACTACAGAGCCGGGGCGCCCCCGCGCCCCGGCACCTTTCCCTTTCAAGATTGCCTCCGCTCTCCCCCTCGTTCATGGGATGCGCTAGATTGTGCGCTGCAGCATGGGCATGGAGGGGACGTCGACCGATGAGCGTTCGCAATCTGGACTATCTGCTGAAACCAACATCCGTCGCCCTAATCGGCGCCAGCAAGGAGCCGCGGTCGATCGGCGCCGTTCTCGCCCGCAACCTTTTCAACTTCGGCTTCGACGGCCCGATCATGCCGGTCAACCCGAATCATCGGGCCATCGAGGGCGTGCTCACCTACGCTGATGCGGCCGACCTGCCGGAAAAACCGGATCTGGTGGTCATAGCCACGCCGCCGCCGACGGTGCCGGGGCTGATCGCCGAGTTTGCGGAGCGTGGCGCGCGGGCGGCCATTGTCATCACTGCCGGGTTCGGAGAGGGTGGCGACGACAAGGGTCGGGAACTGCGCCAAGCCATGTTGGACGCGGCGCGGCCCCACACTCTGCGCATCCTTGGGCCGAACTGCCTCGGGCTCATCGTCCCCGGCGTCGGCCTCAACGCCAGCTTCGCCCATACCGGCCCCGCGGCCGGTCATCTGGCGTTCGTCGCTCAGTCCGGCGCCATGGTCACAACGGTGCTGGACTGGGCGGCATCGCGCAACATCGGCTTTTCCCACTTCGTCTCGCTCGGCGACATGGCCGACGTCGATTTCGGCGACATGCTGGACCACTTGGCCAGCGAGCCCGAAACGCGGGGAATACTCCTTTACATCGAGTCGGTCACCTACGCCCGCAAGTTCATGTCGGCGGCCCGCGCCGCGGCGCGCATCAAGCCGGTGATCGTCATCAAGGCCGGCCGCAGCGACGCCGGCGCCCGCGCCGCGTCGTCGCATACCGGCGCGCTGGCGGGCCTCGACGCGGTCTACGACGCCGCGTTCCGCCGCGCCGGCATGCTCAGGGTCGACGATATCGGAGGCCTGTTCGGGGCCATCGAAACCCTTGCCATGGGCGGCCGGGCCAAAGGCGATCGCCTCGGCATCCTCAGCAACGGCGGCGGCGTGGCGGTGATGGCCACCGATGCTTTGGCCGACCACGGCGGACGCCTCGCCGAGTTGTCCGCGGACACAATTGCCGCGCTTGGCAACGTGTTGCCGCCGACCTGGTCGCGCACCAATCCCGTCGACATCATCGGGGACGCGCCCCCGAGCCGCTACGCCAAGGCGCTTGAGATCGTGCTCAAGGATCCCGGCGCGGACGCCGTGCTGGTGCTCAACTGCCCGCTCGCGATCGCCTCATCGACCGAGGCGGCGCAGGCGGTCATCGACACCGTCGCCGACAGCAGAGCGTGCGTGCTGACCAGCTGGCTCGGCGAGAACGCGGCGCACGAAGCGCGGCGCCGCTTCGCCGAAAACCGTATCCCCAGCTACTACACGCCGGAGCGGGCGGTGCGCGCCTTCATGGATATGGTCAAGTATCAGCGCAACCAGGAGACGCTGATGGAGACGCCGGCGTCGGTGCCGGAGGAGTTCGAGACCGACAGCGGCGCGGTGCGCGCCATCATCGACGCGGCGCTCGCCGAGGATCGCGGCTGGCTCACCGAACTCGAGGCCAAGGCGGTGTTGGCGGCTTACGCCATTCCCGTGGTCGAGACCAGGATCGCCGCAGATCCCCGTGCCGCCGCCGAGGCTGCCGCCGAGTTCGGCGGCCCGGTCGTGCTGAAAATCCTGTCCACCGACATCACCCACAAATCCGATTGGGGCGGCGTCGCCCTCGATCTGCGGTCATCCCAGGCGGTTCGTGATGCTGCGGAGGACATGCTGCGGAGAATCGGCGACAAGTCCACGAGCGCCCGCATCGCCGGCTTTACGGTTCAGCCGATGGTGTCGCGGTCGGGCGCTTATGAGTTGATCATCGGCATGATCGAAGACCGGCAGTTCGGCCCGGTGATTTTGTTCGGGCATGGCGGAACGGCGACGGAGATCATCGGCGACACCGCTCTCGCGCTGCCGCCCCTCAACATGCGTCTCGCTCGCGACCTCATCGCCGCGACCCGCGTCTATGACATGCTCAAGGGGTTTCGCGGACGTCCGGGCGCGGATCTGCAGGAAATCGCGCTCACCTTGATTAAGGTCTCGCAGCTGATCATCGACTTCGGGGAAATCGCCGAGCTCGACGTCAACCCGCTCCTCGCCGACGCGTCCGGCGTCGTCGGTTTGGATGCGCGGGTGCGGGTGCGGCGCGCAGACGGGCCGGCAGCGGCGCGGCTGGCCATCCGTCCCTATCCCAAGACCCTCGAAGAGGTCATTTCCGTTGCCGACGGTCGCACCCTGTTGCTGCGGCCAGTGCGGCCGGAAGACGAACCGGCGTTTCACGAGCTGTTCGCGCGCATGTCGCCGGAGGATATCCGGATGCGGTTCTTCGCGTCGAAACGGGTTTTGTCGCACGCCACCGCGGCGCGCATGACCCAGATCGACTACGACCGCGAGATGGCGCTGGTGCTGGCCGAACCCGGGACGCCGGGCCAAGTCGCCGTCTATGGCGTCGTCCACATCACCGCCGATCCCGATGGCGAGAAGGCCGAATACGCGATCATGGTGCGAAGCGACATGGTGGGGCGGGGGCTCGGTCCGCTGTTGATGCAGCGCATCATCGACTATGCCCGCTCACGTGGCATAAAGGAGATCTTCGGCGACGTTCTGCGCCAGAACAAGCCGATGCTGCGGGTGTGCGACCGCTTCAACTTCTCGAGCCACCGCCACCCCGACGATCCCAGCGTCATCGACGTCCGACTCAAGCTGGACGACGCGGCCAACGACGTTACGTGAGATCTTGGCCTGAATAGCGCGCCCGCCATGACGGATGCCGCACCAGGAGGCGGGATCTCTCTCATCCCATGTGATGCATCGGAAGTGTCAGGAGCAACCAGTCTTGCGATGAACCCTTTCAAGAAGGTCCGATTAGGCCATGTCAGCATGAGGTGCTTGTGTTATTGAAACCGGTACCCCACCCTGAGCTTGTCGAAAGATGAGCGCAGACGGCACCGCATCCGGGAGAGGGAGTTGACTATGCGCTTGCGGCAGATCCTCGCAATCCTGACGATGGTAATGATGTCGGCAACGTCGGCCAACGCGGCGGAACCGATCCTCATCCGCTTCTCGCATGTGGTCGCGGAGGACACGCCGAAGGGCGTCGGCGCGCGGATGTTCAAGGATTTGGCGGAGAAGAAATTCCCGGGGCGGGTGACCGTAGAGGTCTACCCCGCCAGTCAAAGGTTCGACGACGACCAGGTCCTGGACGCGCTACTGTTGGGCGACGTGGAGATGGCGGCGCCGTCTCTTGCCAAGTTCAACCGGTGGGCAAAGCCGCTACAGGTGTTCGATTTGCCGTTCCTGTTCCGCGATGTCGACCATCTGCACCGCTTTCAGGAGGGTGTCGTCGGCACGCAATTGCTGCAGACGATGCTGCCCATGGGCCTGCAGGGCATCGCCTACTGGGACGGCGGTTTTCGCGTCCTTTCGGCAAACGTCCCGCTCAGCACGCCGGCCGACGCTGAAGCGCTTGTGTTCCGCATCGAACCGTCGGACGTATTCCAGGAGCAGTACTCGAGGATCAACGCGGTCGGCATTCCAATGGCCTTCGGTCGGGTCGCCGATGCGGTTCGGCAGGGCGTCGTCAACGCGCAGGAGAACTCCTGGTCGAATATCTACGCCGAAGGCATCCACAAGCTGCACAGCAACTACACGGAGCTCAACCACAGCTACCTCGGCTACATGGTGGTCACCAGCAGTGATTTCTGGCAAGGCCTGCCCGAAGATATTCGCACCGGACTGGAGGAGGTGCTGCTGCAGGTGCGGGCCGAGGTCAACCGGCTGGCGGCCGAACGCGCCGAGGAGCGACGGGACCGCGTCGTCGCTGAAGGCGGGGTTGCGATAATGAGGCCGGACGCCAAGAAGCTGCAGGCTTGGAAGGACGCCTGGTTGCCGGTGTGGGAGAATTTCGAGACCGAGATCGGCCCGGAAGTCATCGAGGCTGCAATCGCCGCCGGCAGCGAGCAATAGGGGATCGCCCGGGGCGGCGGAGATGTCGTTGATGCGCCCCCCTTCAGCAATGTGAGACAGGGTTCATGTACAAGCGAATTCTATTTCCGGTTGATATTTCCGAGGAGTCGTCATGGCGGACGGCGGCGCCCGTGGTTGTCGGGCTCTGCCAGGCCTTCGGTGCTGAGTTGCATCTGTTGACCATCATCCCCGACCTGCCGGTCGGCGCCTATCGCCTCCACCTTCCGGAAGATACCGAGGACCTGCTCGCCCACGCCGCGGCTGCGGGTCTCGATGAATTTGCCGCCACGCACATCCCTGGCGACATTGTCCTCAGCAAGCACTTTGCGCGCGGGCCGGTCTACCAGGCGGTGCTGCAGACGGCCGGGACGATCGATGCCGACCTCATCGCCATGGCTTCTCATCGACCGGAGATGGCCGACTACCTCATCGGCCCGAACGCCGCTCGCGTCGTCCGCCACGCCCAGCGCTCCGTCCTGGTCATCCGGTAGATGACGGTCAGCGCGCAACCGCTGAAATTGGCTCCGCATCCCACCGGGAATCAGGGGCGCGGTGCTTTGCGGTGCAGCCACCAGTGCGAGCGGTTGAGGGAATAGATGGGCCGATAGTGCGGGACTTGGTCGGCCTCCATGACGTTTTCGAAGCTGCTGTCGAGCACCAGCACCTTTGCGTCGTAGAAGGCGACCAGGATGGCGTGGTCGTCGCCGTTCTTGCGGTCGTTGACGGCGACGAAGCGCAACGCGTCGTCCGGCCAGCCGAGGGCATGCAAGGACAGATACTTGGCGATTACGAAGTCCTCGCAGTCGCCCGCGGCCCGTCCGAGAAATTCCGCGGGCGACGCCCAGTGATCCTGGACCCCCCAGTTGCGGCGATCGCTTTCATAGCGG
This window encodes:
- a CDS encoding bifunctional acetate--CoA ligase family protein/GNAT family N-acetyltransferase, which produces MSVRNLDYLLKPTSVALIGASKEPRSIGAVLARNLFNFGFDGPIMPVNPNHRAIEGVLTYADAADLPEKPDLVVIATPPPTVPGLIAEFAERGARAAIVITAGFGEGGDDKGRELRQAMLDAARPHTLRILGPNCLGLIVPGVGLNASFAHTGPAAGHLAFVAQSGAMVTTVLDWAASRNIGFSHFVSLGDMADVDFGDMLDHLASEPETRGILLYIESVTYARKFMSAARAAARIKPVIVIKAGRSDAGARAASSHTGALAGLDAVYDAAFRRAGMLRVDDIGGLFGAIETLAMGGRAKGDRLGILSNGGGVAVMATDALADHGGRLAELSADTIAALGNVLPPTWSRTNPVDIIGDAPPSRYAKALEIVLKDPGADAVLVLNCPLAIASSTEAAQAVIDTVADSRACVLTSWLGENAAHEARRRFAENRIPSYYTPERAVRAFMDMVKYQRNQETLMETPASVPEEFETDSGAVRAIIDAALAEDRGWLTELEAKAVLAAYAIPVVETRIAADPRAAAEAAAEFGGPVVLKILSTDITHKSDWGGVALDLRSSQAVRDAAEDMLRRIGDKSTSARIAGFTVQPMVSRSGAYELIIGMIEDRQFGPVILFGHGGTATEIIGDTALALPPLNMRLARDLIAATRVYDMLKGFRGRPGADLQEIALTLIKVSQLIIDFGEIAELDVNPLLADASGVVGLDARVRVRRADGPAAARLAIRPYPKTLEEVISVADGRTLLLRPVRPEDEPAFHELFARMSPEDIRMRFFASKRVLSHATAARMTQIDYDREMALVLAEPGTPGQVAVYGVVHITADPDGEKAEYAIMVRSDMVGRGLGPLLMQRIIDYARSRGIKEIFGDVLRQNKPMLRVCDRFNFSSHRHPDDPSVIDVRLKLDDAANDVT
- the putA gene encoding bifunctional proline dehydrogenase/L-glutamate gamma-semialdehyde dehydrogenase PutA gives rise to the protein MTLIGDIPQPHPLRAIVQVATRADETLTVQALLAEADLGGPMRERITVRAAAFVERMRSEAASRGGLDAFMREYDLSSEEGVLLMCLAEALLRVPDAETADRLIADKIGDAHWQKHLGHSQSLFVNASTWALMLTGRVVRLEESQVRDAWSFLRRMVARSGEPVIRQAMIRAMRIMGRQFVMGRTISEALERARGDEARGYLHSYDMLGEAALTAADAERYYGSYRDAIAAVGRASAGRGPIDGPGISIKLSALHPRFEYAQRERLMAELAPRVRDLARRAREAGIGLCVDTEEADRLDVTLDVFEAVFTDPALSGWEGFGLAIQAYQKRTAPLISWLADLARAQRRRMSVRLVKGAYWDTEIKAAQEQGLDGYPVFTRKVNTDVSYIVCARRILAAPDAFYPQFATHNAHTLATVLELAGDRGDFECQRLHGMGEDLFDQIVRQRGQTGKVTGNDGGVRCRIYAPVGSHEDLLAYLVRRLLENGANSSFVNRLADERLPIEAIVADPAVEADRLRVKTHPRIPKPRDLFLPERLVARGVDLADPADLRSLSRSLDAVEGPWRATPVVGGTDSGGRPARPVTDPADRRRVVGEVVEAVPGSVERAIEIAAAAAPGWNGTPAAERAACLERAATLLEDAMSELMMLAVREAGKTLPDALAEVREAVDFLRYYAARARADFAEPLVLPGPTGESNHLALHGRGVFACISPWNFPLAIFCGQVSAALAAGNAVVAKPAEQTPLIAARAVAFLHEAGIPAEVLHLVPGDGAIGAALVEDGRINGVAFTGSVETAHAINRSLARRDGPIVPLIAETGGQNAMLVDSTALPEQVVTDAVTSAFRSAGQRCSALRVLFVQRDIAPRIMAMLAGAMAELRVGDPGRLATDVGPVIDDDALQALAGHAQRMGREGRLINLTPLTDDCGHGSFFAPRAYEIDRIDRLEREVFGPILHVIPYAASHLDQVLDAINGTGYGLTLGIHTRVDDFADTVHRHLRVGNTYVNCKMIGAVVGVQPFGGEGLSGTGPKAGGPRYLHRFACERTLTVNTAATGGNAVLLSLGDDDG
- a CDS encoding transglutaminase-like cysteine peptidase codes for the protein MRMPILRQFLPRALCAVMLLSVPLLSIRPDAATAAPMRPSFLHSREIRSDDTSRFVAWHAALSRHVAESAASQPRRYQEWLAFLERIADHDPRRQLIAVNRFVNAIRYESDRRNWGVQDHWASPAEFLGRAAGDCEDFVIAKYLSLHALGWPDDALRFVAVNDRKNGDDHAILVAFYDAKVLVLDSSFENVMEADQVPHYRPIYSLNRSHWWLHRKAPRP
- a CDS encoding universal stress protein, with the translated sequence MYKRILFPVDISEESSWRTAAPVVVGLCQAFGAELHLLTIIPDLPVGAYRLHLPEDTEDLLAHAAAAGLDEFAATHIPGDIVLSKHFARGPVYQAVLQTAGTIDADLIAMASHRPEMADYLIGPNAARVVRHAQRSVLVIR
- a CDS encoding DctP family TRAP transporter solute-binding subunit; translation: MRLRQILAILTMVMMSATSANAAEPILIRFSHVVAEDTPKGVGARMFKDLAEKKFPGRVTVEVYPASQRFDDDQVLDALLLGDVEMAAPSLAKFNRWAKPLQVFDLPFLFRDVDHLHRFQEGVVGTQLLQTMLPMGLQGIAYWDGGFRVLSANVPLSTPADAEALVFRIEPSDVFQEQYSRINAVGIPMAFGRVADAVRQGVVNAQENSWSNIYAEGIHKLHSNYTELNHSYLGYMVVTSSDFWQGLPEDIRTGLEEVLLQVRAEVNRLAAERAEERRDRVVAEGGVAIMRPDAKKLQAWKDAWLPVWENFETEIGPEVIEAAIAAGSEQ